The following are encoded in a window of Dioscorea cayenensis subsp. rotundata cultivar TDr96_F1 chromosome 16, TDr96_F1_v2_PseudoChromosome.rev07_lg8_w22 25.fasta, whole genome shotgun sequence genomic DNA:
- the LOC120279170 gene encoding receptor-like protein EIX2 produces MFNLKSLQYLNLGHNELYPDSLFSPPLYHPFRQILIQAEDIKQTNKISIPESIGSLCSLQTLDLSGLYINKTFAELGDAFSGCLMDSLTHLHLASVNLEGDIADWIWDIKNFKVLDLSDNSLSGSLPSSLAKLAQLEYINLANNQLSGVISEAHFTQLEKIQTLDVSSNSLIFSVSSNWVPPFLLKELRISSCSIGPEFPAWLQTQHKLQVLDMSYTGIADTMPDWLWNLTSRNLVYLDLSNNQIQGIIPKSLNFMNVEWLNLSSNQFSGSLPPIHGSRIRSINLSNNSFSGSIDRNILDDLLELEVLFLSMNKLNGTVPGSFCRIINLKMLDVSKNDLSGELPDCWLNLSRLTDMNLAGNYISGSIPNSICYIPHLQTLQLSHNKLFGELPVSLKNCSNLHVLDLSYNNFNGRIPNWVGENLSSLSFLILKSNSFTDHVPQEISQLKKIYKSWICQTTISSVPFRKVWVTSPPCK; encoded by the coding sequence ATGTTCAACCTCAAGAGCCTTCAATATTTAAACCTTGGTCATAATGAACTTTACCCTGACAGCCTGTTTTCTCCTCCTCTATATCATCCTTTCAGGCAAATCTTAATACAAGCAGAGGatattaaacaaacaaataagataaGCATACCTGAAAGCATAGGCAGTCTTTGCAGCTTGCAAACTCTAGACCTTTCAGGCTTGTATATCAACAAGACATTTGCTGAACTTGGTGATGCTTTTTCTGGTTGTCTTATGGATAGTCTCACTCATTTGCACTTAGCCTCGGTGAATCTCGAAGGAGATATAGCTGATTGGATTTGGGACATCAAGAATTTTAAGGTTCTTGATCTATCTGACAACTCACTCTCTGGCTCTCTTCCTTCATCTCTAGCAAAGCTTGCACAGCTGGAGTATATAAATCTTGCTAACAACCAGCTGAGTGGTGTTATATCTGAAGCACACTTTACTCAACTTGAGAAAATACAGACACTTGATGTGTCTAGTAATTCACTGATTTTCAGTGTGAGTTCCAACTGGGTTCCACCTTTCCTTCTCAAAGAATTGAGAATCAGCTCTTGTTCAATTGGTCCGGAATTCCCAGCATGGCTTCAAACACAGCACAAATTGCAAGTACTTGATATGTCTTACACTGGAATTGCAGACACCATGCCTGACTGGTTATGGAATTTGACTTCTCGCAACCTTGTTTATTTAGACCTCTCCAATAACCAGATTCAGGGGATTATACCGAAATCCTTAAATTTCATGAACGTCGAGTGGCTTAACCTCTCTTCAAACCAGTTTTCTGGTTCTTTACCACCAATCCATGGCTCAAGGATCAGGTCTATAAATCTTTCCAATAACTCATTTTCAGGATCCATCGATCGCAACATCTTAGATGATTTACTTGAACTTGAAGTGCTCTTTCTCTCCATGAACAAATTAAACGGCACCGTTCCTGGCTCATTTTGTCGAATAATAAATCTCAAGATGCTGGATGTCTCTAAAAACGATTTGTCCGGTGAGCTCCCAGATTGCTGGTTAAATTTATCTAGACTAACTGATATGAATTTAGCAGGCAACTATATATCTGGAAGTATACCAAATTCAATATGTTATATTCCTCATCTACAGACACTACAATTGAGCCACAATAAACTGTTTGGTGAGTTGCCTGTTTCACTCAAGAATTGCAGTAACTTGCATGTTCTTGATCTCAGCTATAACAATTTCAATGGAAGAATTCCAAACTGGGTTGGAGAAAACTTATCGAGTTTAAGTTTTCTCATCTTAAAATCAAACTCTTTTACTGATCACGTTCCACAAGAAATATCTCAACTcaaaaaaatctacaaatctTGGATTTGTCAAACAACAATCTCTTCGGTCCCATTCCGAAAAGTCTGGGTAACTTCACCACCATGCAAATGA
- the LOC120278840 gene encoding LOW QUALITY PROTEIN: probable ATP-dependent RNA helicase DDX46 (The sequence of the model RefSeq protein was modified relative to this genomic sequence to represent the inferred CDS: inserted 1 base in 1 codon) yields the protein MEEEKAAAYYDELSRKGEGAAKFKQGLGFSSQRSSDPFSSSXSRQSLFSNFVRASSPGKEAEVDKKAALESIQNKLKKSRDRSPSPRSRGRDDRHSRGSRRRSSSRERGGRERHDRERRRRSRSDSGDESRSGRRRRSRRSRSRSPRRSPHGGGNRDRERSRRSPKRESSKSKNVGVDYSQLIEGYAQMAPAERVKAKMKLQLSQTAANDMSKGTGWERFDFNKDAPLDDDDEIEVAEDDASVVKGIGQSFRFAAVEAKREADVKAAHDQAMFGTPRTSPLTSEPASIQDNEPQEAESEELRNPLLSEKVIAMQQGSWRDRARKKAS from the exons ATGGAGGAAGAGAAGGCCGCAGCGTACTACGATGAGCTCTCTCGCAAGGGCGAGGGCGCCGCAAAGTTCAAGCAAGGCCTCGGCTTCTCCTCCCAGCGCTCCTCCGAtcccttctcctcct aaaGCCGCCAGTCTCTCTTCTCCAATTTCGTCCGCGCTTCCAGTCCTGGAAAGGAAGCGGAGGTCGATAAGAAGGCAGCTCTTGAGAGCATCCAGAACAAGCTCAAGAAGAGCCGGGATCGCTCTCCGTCCCCTCGTAGTCGGGGCAGGGATGATCGCCATTCGCGTGGATCTCGCCGGCGTTCGTCCAGTAGGGAGAGAGGAGGGAGGGAGAGGCACGATAGGGAGAGAAGGAGAAGGTCTCGAAGTGATTCGGGAGATGAAAGTAGAAGCGGTCGGCGCCGGAGGAGCAGACGGAGCCGTAGTCGTTCCCCTCGGAGGAGTCCTCATGGGGGTGGGAATCGGGATAGGGAGAGGAGTAGGAGAAGCCCGAAGCGTGAGAGCTCGAAGAGCAAGAATGTCGGCGTTGATTACTCTCAGCTTATCGAGGGTTATGCTCAGATG GCGCCGGCTGAGAGAGTTAAAGCGAAGATGAAGCTTCAGCTTTCACAAACTG CTGCTAATGACATGTCTAAGGGCACAGGATGGGAACGATTTGATTTCAATAAGGATGCTCcgcttgatgatgatgacgaaATTGAAG TTGCTGAAGATGATGCCTCAGTAGTCAAGGGTATCGGGCAAAGCTTCCGATTTGCCGCGGTTGAG GCAAAGCGTGAGGCTGATGTTAAGGCTGCCCATGATCAAGCAATGTTTGGAACACCAAGAACTTCGCCATTGACGTCAGAACCTGCATCTATTCAGGATAATGAGCCACAAGAAGCTGAAAGTGAGGAACTACGAAATCCTCTTCTAAGTGAAAAG GTGATTGCAATGCAACAAGGTTCTTGGCGTGATCGAGCTCGGAAAAAGGCTTCATAG